In Salmo trutta chromosome 24, fSalTru1.1, whole genome shotgun sequence, the DNA window tcaATAGTGAAAGTAAAAACAACTTTAGAGCAGActacattacaatgagcccaatGGTTACATCAGACAACCCTTTCAATGTTAATTATGATTATCGATAGTTTGTACTCAGGTAATATATTCTGTACAGTATTAGGATCACTTCTATAGAACCGTTGATTTCTGTTTTATTGTCACTCATCTTTGATAGCTTTTTCACATAAGATAATGATATGTTTATATAGTTAGTTGAGTAGTTTACAGTATGCATCATAACTTTTGAGCCATTCCTTACTGTATCCATCTCTTTTAGACATTTAGACCATGGAATTTCTGAAGTCAAAGAAGACGGAACTGGTCCAGTGGTTATCAACAGACCCTGAGTATATCATTGGAAAGTGTGAAGATATTTTATCATTTAAACAAGGAAAAGATGTTTCCAACCAAGCCACTGCTGCAGAGAAGATTGATCTTCTTTTGGATGAAATCATGAAAAAGGGGGAGGGTTCATGTGAGGAGTTCATTGAGATTCTGAAGAAAGAGAAGGAACATTATCCAGGCCTTCAAACACACAAGGTACAGTAGCAGTATTACATTAACATTTGTAGTGATTAAAGGCATTTAAGCATTTCACAGCGGTTATTAGAaaacatacatttaaaatgtttgtcatgtagcagacacttatccagagtgacttgcgGGAGCAATTAGTATTCAGTgaattgctcaagggcacatcggcagattttttatCTAGTAGGCTCTGGGATTGGAagcagaaacctttcggttattgggcccatctcagtgtatgtgtgttagtatacAGAATATAATATGTAATGGTCAGGTTTGTCGGCCAGTGTTTTTATTACAAACTGCAAGGTCATGCCATACAAAAGGTCATCATCTAACAAGGCAATAACACATTTGTTTTGAAGTGTCATCCAGCAGAAAGATTTATGCGGATTGCAACAGCACTGTTGATTCCCGAATAGTTAGCAGGAACTAAATTAAAAAGGACTTGATCATGAAAAAAAACATCCAAGCAGGAGGATTGAATCCATCTGGTGAGTGCTACTATGAATAAGCTAACATGGTCATTCTAATAAAGTTGTGTTTCTTACTAACAGATAGCACCATAAGAAGAGCATAAGACAATTGTATAGTTACTTGGACACAAAATGTATCTTTCAGAAGGAAACCTCAGCCAACCACCCCCACATGCAGATCTGATTGCAATCAATAACAGTCATATATCTAATGAAGTGATAACAGAATGTGAAGTCGATGGCGACCTCGATATGTCTTTGACACAGGCCCCACCTCCAGCGCCAGTCCGACAAGCCTCACAGTGTCCAGGTAAACTATTTAGGCAGGTTTTATCTTCACAGGTGTTAGAGagcaggggcctcatttataactgTTGCGTAAATTTTACACTTAATATCTGCATGCACCATTTCtgaaaagaaaacaaatattGAGATTTATAAACTTGGCACATGCCATACATACACATATTTCCCGTTACCAATCAGAGCTGTCGTAAACTGTGTGTGGGAACAAGCATTATAACTTTGCCTGAAAAAGGTCCATCACTCACACAAAACAACCTGTGAACACATTATTAAGTCAAGTAAAGAAACAATTATCCTAATGAACCTAGATCAAATGACGTCATGAATGTATCTCGATATTGCAGTGACAAAGAGCTTAGTCTCACCCGTAAACCAATCTGTTcccattaaatgtattttaaaaggTGAACTTATTTGCTATCATTTACTTTTACATGGCTAAAGTTTTGACAGTGCTTCTCTGCTATTGGCTATAAGTCCTTCATGAACAAAAAATAACATCTATTacaaaagtaaaagtgaaagttaatTACTAGTCAGCCTCTGCCATTTTCTGCTTGCCACATTTAAAAGTTTACCAGTTGAATGTTAGAATCAACACTCTCAAAGTTTAAAGTTTATTCCACATCCTGTACTGAGATGTGGCTAATCGTGTAGTAAACTATTTTCCTCTTCTGTGTCCAAGTAATAAGTTATTTTCCTCTTCTGCGACTTTAACTAAGAGGAAGTCAAAGAGAGAATTCACCCAAATCACAAAATTACACCTTGGTTTCCTTACTCTGTAAGCAGTTTAAAGACAGCAATCCATTTGTTGGTTTTGTGTGCCTGGCCAAAGTCTCTTTTTATCATTTGTGGGTCAAAACCAATGCAAATCAACATCCTCAATATGAGCAATTTACGCACTTCATGTCCTAGTCATCTtgtttattgaacctttatttaactagacaagtcagataagaacaaattcttatttacattgacagcctaggaacagtggcagaacaacagatctttaccttgtcagctcagggatttgatgtagcaacctttcatttactgacccaatgctctaaccactaggctacctgccgccccagcaggtagactagtaagcggcaggtagcctagtaacaTTGCTTGAGCGACAGTAAACAAACAATTTTAGACACTTGCTGATGATTTGGACACAAAATGCTAAAATATTATAATATTGGGGATATTGACTTGCATTGTTTTTGGGACACATGCTAAAAAGAGACTATGGCTCAGTACACAAAACCAAAGCATGTTTTTTTAGTTCTCTGTAATGGAATTTATAGTGACAAATAAGGTAAAAATCGTAGATCCAGCATTCAATCTTCAACGTCTGCACAGTAAAGGCATTATCAAAGACAGGGAGTATCAAAACCTTATGAGTGTCCTAGAGCCGGAGTATAAAGTCATCAAACTGCTTGATAAGATCACTGGCAAAGAGGAAAAAAATGCATCTCCATTTTCTTGATACTCTCAAAGAAAGTCATGTGCATGAAATCTAGCTCCAAATTCAGCAGTGGATAACCACCTTAGACTTACCAGGTACTTTGATCTTACATATTACTTCACTCTGTACTCAGAGCTTTACATGGAAAGTGGAAATGGGCATGACGTAAATAAATATTTAATAGCCTCCTGTAAAAAGTCTTTATTGGCCCTATGACTGATCTTCTATTGTTATCTCCAGCTCAACAGGATAACTTCCCTCAGCATTGGGATACCAAGCCAGCCACCACTTCTGTCCGCCTCCACCGTATCCTGCCAGGAAGCCCAGAGTATGATGAAGTCCTAGGTCTGTTCCGGGCTACTTGTCCAGGCAATACAATTATTAAGGTACCTCTTTTCCTAAAGATACTTTCTGAGTAGTTATAACTGTAACTGTGCAGCTGTATGTAAATCAGGTTATTGAATGTCTTGCCAATTACTGTAATATGTGTTTTTTTCTCCTTCCCTTAGATTGAAAGGGTCCAGAACCCAAACCTGTGGAAAAGCTTCCAGATCAAGAAACAAGAAATCAAGGTCAAAAATGATGGCGTGATCAATGAGAGACGTCTTTTCCATGCAACCAGCAACACAACCAtagaacacatcaacaacaatgGGTTCAATCGGAGCTACGCTGGAAAAAATGGTAAGATATGCCAAAGAAATAACTTGAAAAAAGGAAAGTCTTGCCACAAGTTGAACTGTATATAACGTTTCAAGAATCCTTATATTTAACTTGTGTTTCTCTCTTCCATGTTAATAGTGTCATAACGGTGTCATAATCTTTCTGCAGATGCACATTATGGAAATGGAACCTACTTTGCAGTCAATGCCAGCTACTCTGCTGATGACGAATTCTCCAAGCCGGATGGCGAAGGGAGGAAGTTGATGTACTTGTGTCGTGTTCTGACTGGACACTTCACAAAGGGAGAACCAGGGATGATAGAACCTCCATTTATAGACAGATTAGAGATTCAGCGCTACGATAGTACGACAAACGACCTAATGAATCCAACAGAGTTCGTAGTCTTCCGCGACTGTCAGGCGTATCCAGAGTACTTGATCACTTTCTTAAGGGTCTAGAGCAACATGGTAGCTTTTGGGAACTTCAAGTCAGTAAATGTCAGTCACCAGACTCACCACCCATTGCGACGTAGGAGagatatttgtttttttaagtaACAGTTGGGATGGGGTTTAGTACTGCTCAACTAACCTATCTTTGTTTGCCAGTGTTTTTTCTACGACACATTTGTCATTCCATTAAACATCCTAGATTTGAAGAGAAAAGAAATGTGTAAAACCATCATTGTTATGACTCATATTTCCATTAAATATGAGAAATGCTTAACTAAATTGTGTTTTGTGTGATTGTGTAGAGTAAATGTAACCAAAACACAGATTCCATTGTGATAGTTGCATTGTTACTGTATCTGTTTCAAACCCTGCAAGACAAACAATTCCAGGAAGAGGAATCCATCATTTGAATTAAACCTGTTAGACCACCACAACATCATTCATTCCCTCAGGGAGCTACACACTGTAGCCTGATCAAATCCCACCGTATCACACATACAgtgatgagtaggcctaacgaacagcaaaagcactagcctatagtgaggggaaaaaggatttgatcccctgctgattttgtacgtctgcccacttacaaagaaatgatcagtctataattttaatagtaggtttatttgaacagtgagagacagaataacaacaaaaaaatccagaaaaacacatgtcaaaaatgttataaaatgatttgcattttaatgagggaaataagtaattgacccctctgcaaaacatgacttagtacttggtggcaaaacccttgttggcaatcacagaggtcagacgtttcttgtagttggccaccaggtttgcacacatctcaggagggattttgtcccactcctctttgcagatcttctccaagtgattaatgtgcttct includes these proteins:
- the LOC115160561 gene encoding protein mono-ADP-ribosyltransferase PARP15, giving the protein MKKGEGSCEEFIEILKKEKEHYPGLQTHKLQIQQWITTLDLPAQQDNFPQHWDTKPATTSVRLHRILPGSPEYDEVLGLFRATCPGNTIIKIERVQNPNLWKSFQIKKQEIKVKNDGVINERRLFHATSNTTIEHINNNGFNRSYAGKNDAHYGNGTYFAVNASYSADDEFSKPDGEGRKLMYLCRVLTGHFTKGEPGMIEPPFIDRLEIQRYDSTTNDLMNPTEFVVFRDCQAYPEYLITFLRV